The following is a genomic window from Mustela erminea isolate mMusErm1 chromosome 14, mMusErm1.Pri, whole genome shotgun sequence.
CCCAGGAACAGGCTGAGCTCCCAGGAGACACCTTCAAGCCCCAGTGCCACCCGAGGTGGGTGGCGGCAGTCCCGGGGAAACCAGCATAATTCACTAATACAGGTTTAGGACGATCTGAGGACGACCTCCAGTGGCGAGGTGCCAGCCACAGAaaccaggctggggtggggggcaggggcaggtccTGGAGGCCCCCTCCAGATCCGCAGCCAAGGCACAATTGGAGTTTCCCACCTGGCCTGTCCCAAATGCCGCCGGGTCTGTTGGCCAAGTCACTGAGGTGCCCACACGGGGTTCAGCTTTCTTGCTTCTGGTCCCAGGCCTGGTGCACCTGTGCccgctggcttccctgctccgtGCGGGTCCCTGCCAGACCTTGCCTGCCAGCCAGCGGGGGACAGCCCGGAAGGGAGCACGGCAGAGCGCACGAATTCTGCAGGGTTTAAcgtcctcccccctccccctccccctctccctttcccctttgtcTTCATCCCACCACTCATCCACACCCAGGCTGGATggacccctgcccccccaccaccattaGTTCTTTTTCTCCAGGTAGTTGGAGGGCACCCAGCCTTTGAAGGGCTTTGCCCCATCCAGGATCTGGCAGTACCACCAGCCGTTGGGGTTCCTCTCCAGGACCTCCATGGACACACCCTCCTGGAAGCCCGCCGTCTCCTCGTCCCCCTCATAGTCCGCGATGGAGACATATACGTCTTTGAGGTTGTTGTGGATGAACTGGGACTTCTCGATGGGCTTGGGGCGCACGGGGGACACAGGGATGCCGTTGCGCTGGCCGGGCAGCAGGGGCGTGTCTGAGCCCTGGCTGGCAGCCCGTTCGGGCAGGCGGCCCTTGGCCTCTGCGGCGGCCGAGCGAGCGGTGCTGAAGGAGGAGTTCCGGCGGACGCCTCGGAGCCCGTCGGTGGCCGTGAGCGACTCATTCCTCCGCAGGGCACAGGACAGGTTGTTGTCCTTGGGGGGCGGGGACACGAACACCGACTGAGGCCTCACAGCCACCTGCCGCACACCGTTCCTCAGCTTCACTGCGCTGGCAGCAGAGGTCTTGCTGAACCCCCCAGGGGGCTTGGAGGGGATGGGCGGCGTGGCCCTCTTGTTCTGGTTGACGGTGTTCAACGCTTGGACCCGCTTCTCGATCTTCTCCAGGCTGTCGGACTTGCCCTCGTGCTGCTTGTTTTTGGGGCTTACCGTGTCTGGCTCTTTGCCAGCGGGGTCGGGTTGCTCGTTCTCGCCGAGCACCAGATAGTGGGAAGGAGCCCAGCCCTCCAGCTCTCCAAACCTCACGTACCACCAGCCACTTTCCAGCTTCTCGAGCACCTGGACCTCCACGCCTGCGGGGAAGCTGATCTCCGAGTCCTGGACTTTCTGGTAGGCACTACACGTTGTGTAGGAGGTGGCCTGCCCTTCTGGTCCCTTTTTGGTGGGACACGGGGGTGTGGCGGCTGGGGGGGTAATGTGGTCAGCAGAGCCTCTTCGGGACCCCTCACTGGAACCTTCAAAGGCTGTCTGGGGGGGCAGCTCTGAATCCTCGCTCTTTGAGCCCTTGAGACCACCTCGGAGCTGGCCTGTGGGTCTCAGCTGACGCCGTAAAGTGCTGATGTCCATCTTCTCCTGACTCTGGGACTCTGCTCGGTTCAGGAACGGCTTGGGCCGGACTGACGGCTTGGCCCGGGCACACGAGGTCAGCCCCGCTTTCAGGTCGGCATCCCGCTTTGGCCCGACTGGGGGGGTGCCACGGATGCCTGCGTCCGAGGCGGAACGGGGCTTCAGGTCCCCGCTGTTCTtggacaaggaggaggaagaggaggaggaggaacaggtggtgttgatggtgatggaggaggaggaggccgagGAGTGGTTCTTTCCTAGTTCCGCCTGGGCATTCTTCTCCGCCTTGAGCTTCAGGAGGGAGGACGACTTGGGGGAGCCCGATCTGGGGGAGTTTTTCCTGGCCAGGGATAGAGGGGAGCCCCCCGGGGACTGGCTGTCCCGGGAGGAGCGTCTGGCTGACAGGGCGTCCTCCGCACACGGCCGGAAGCCTTCGTTCTCATAGATGGTCTCCTCCTCTGGCGCCACGTCCTCTGAAGAGCCGCCCACCCGAAAGCGGGCCCGCTGCAGCGAGGAGGCGGGTGAGGGCCTGTGGGCCTGGCTGGGCCGCCTGTCTCCTGAGCCGCTGTCCTCcgtgggctcctcgctcagctcTGGCTCTGAGTCGAAGCCGAAGGCGGGGATGTCATACTCGGGTTCCTCGTACTTGAGCTTCAGTGGGGAGTCCTGGCTCTCCGCAGAGCCCGCAGGGCCCTCCTCAGCCTCCTTGGGCTTGCTGGGGGGTGCAGGGGGGGGTACCTTGGGCCGGGTCAGCGTGCTGGTCCGGCGGCTCAGGTTGGGCTTCTTGCGCTTATCGATGTAGGATGCGGGGGCCCAGCCCTCCTTCTCACCGATCTGCACGTACCACCATCCGCCTGAGTTCTTATCGATGacctgggggagggcagagcagaCCAGTGAGCCGGGACGATCGCTGGGCCCTACAGCCTGCCAGGCTAGGACGTAGGGTCTTCATTTCACAGCTGAGCCAAGTGAGCTGCTGAGCAAGTGACCCAGGGTAATACGTGTTGGGCTGGAATTCAAACCCGGGTCCCTATCACCTCCTTCCACTGCCCCAGGCCCTCTCCCCTGGTCCTCCAAGTCTCCATCACCaccccttttcttttattcatccaCAGACCCCTTTTCTCCCCCTAGACTATGTACTTAGAGGACCTACCGCTTCTGGTCCCTACAGAATCCAACTTGCGAAAGGCTCCATGGgtacaaaaaaaatgttttccactgCTCCTCATCCTACCCCCAGTACTGCTAGGTCCTCCATTGGTGAGCACAGAAAAGGGGTCTCAGGTCAGAAGAGAATAGGAAGATGCAGGTGAGCTGAACTGGGAAGTGGGGCCTGTGCCCAGAGCCACCCTGCACAGCTCCTCCCTGCTGTCCCTACTGCCTGTGGTCATTTCACTACATGTGGGATCCCAATAAAATCCCACTGGCTGGAAGGATTTCTTTGGGTTAAATGATTTCCTGTGAGAGGGATGAGGGTCTTTTAGTCATTTCCATATTAGTATAAACTAGTTCAAGGAGCTTCATTCTTAACTACAATTTGAGATCAGCTAAAGGCCAGGAGTGCGATGCTGGTTGTGGTGCTGTATTTGGACTGGGGAACATAAAGGGAAGATAATTTGGGGTTGTGGGACACTCCTGGAGAAAGAGgtatttgggggttggggggagcatgAAAAACTGGCACCAGGGCAAGAGGAGCAGGTGAGCTTTGGAGGCTCTCCTGGAAACCTAGGCACCACTGACAGAATGGCTTCTGCACGTTCCAAATTCAGTTCCAAATTCAAGACATGTGATTGAAAACATTCACACCGGGGACACCATCCCCAGAGGCGGAGGCTGCCCGAGGGCTCTTGGGACAGCGGCGGCGGAGGGGGGGGGTCTTAATTGGATTTAACCGCATTACTACACAGAGTCACTCCAGAGAACTGACCCACATCACAGATCTCTGCCCCCTGCAAGGGCCACAAAGCAGAAGCTCCTAAATGccagactggggggtgggggagcaccaCAGGGTCTGTTACCACCCTGGCAAAGACAAGTAATCAAAGACCGGGGAGAGAAGTGACCGTATCAAAGGCCAGAAGTGCCTGTGGTGTAGACGTGGCCAGAACCCAGGTCTTTAGTACTTCGTGCTAATGGAGTGCTTCAGAATCTTGGCTCCCAAGGTGCTTCTAGGAGACAAAGTGTGCTGGGGCCCAGTAGGTCTGGGCAATGCTGCTATTCTAGTCCCCTCCTCTTAGAGATGCACACAGTGACATCCCTATAGCATAGGCTCTGATAAGTTCTGCAGTGAAAACCATACAACTGGGTAGATTTTGTGTAACCCACTGTCCTTCAAACCTATTCAGCCACAGAAGACCCTCGTGTCCAGGTGCCTCCATGACCAGCGCCCGCCGCCAGCTTTGGGAAATGCTGCTGTGAGGGCAGCGCTGGGTGGAGACAGGAGTCCTGGAGTCTGGCCCTGACCATGGCACAGAATGGCTTAAGGCCAATTTTTATCCCCACGGTCTTGCTTTTGTAtctttcctgccccccacccccctgccatgTTGCCAGCCAGGCATAAATGGGAACCACAGCAGGTCTTTGAGCGGCATGACTTAAAACCCTCAGACTCACCTCCGCCTTCTGTCCGCCCCGAAAGCTGATGCCATCAGAGATACATGACTGGAATTCGGCAATGGTGTAATACTCCACCTCAACAGAAGGGGGCTCTGGCGGCTTCGGCAGCTGGAACCCCTAAGGCAGGGAAGGGCTCAGTGAGCAAAAGCCACCTGAAGGGCAGTAGAGGCCGAACGTGGTGTGTCCAACCAGGCACAGGAACTCAGGCCTGAGAAAGGATCTGTCACCTGAGGCTCAGGCCGTCTCCCCCAGGAGACTGTTCTCCTGAGCAGGCTTTCCACTAATACCAATGATTCATTTGAAACGCCTCAGAGCTTCAAAATGATCTTTAGTAACAGTAATTTCTACCCCGACATCTCTGAGGTCCAGTTCATAGATGCTTCAGTGGCCAAGTCCccacagtaaaattaaaaatcagggaAGCCATTGTAACAAAGCCTGTGCCAAGTGCCCTGTGGGAAGAGAGCCACATCCTTAGATTGAGGAGAAGGGCTGCAGGGTGACATCTGGCATCTctttggggaggtgggaggggtgtAAGGGGGCGTGGAGATGGGTGAGGAGAGCCCATAGTGGGTCATCGCGATGATGCCAAATGGCCAGGCAAGCACTGACTAAAACTGACCCTCTGTTCTGTGGGTAGGTTAGAATGTGCTGGACTGGTAACACTGATCCCAAGCATCATGGTCAACGACATTCAGAATTTGGCTGTGGCCATGGCTTCTGAGCCTTGTTCGTTTACTTTACAAACATTTTTTGCGCATCTTCTGGGTGCCAGACATTGGTCCAGGGCACCGAGCATTTAACAGTGAACCACGAGGACTGCCTCCTTGTCCCCATGAAGCAGACACCCCAGTTTCATCTGGTCTCTGCTCTCATCAAAACAGATTTCATGCCGCCCTATTACTTTCGGTAGGTCCCAGTATCATACAAAGGggttaaagcaaaacaaacaaaaagtgtggggggagggcgagcgggaagggggagggaagcagctgTGGTGTAACAGGAAGACCTCAAAAGACCTCGGCCTTACAGTTGGACACATGTGGGCTCTCATCCCAGCTCGGCAACgcaccagctgtgtggccttgggcaaagcctgtgacctctctgagtctcgatttcttgtctgtgaaatgggtcaTGAAGAGGAGGACTGAGCTATATACATAACTTCTGGTCCAGCCAAGGACATAGGAAGCGCTCCACAAATAGAAGCCAGAGCTGACCATTCCTTCTACAAAACCTTCCTATGGCTTGGAACCTTCTGCATCCCTCACGGCTCGGCCTGTCCAAACCTTGCCAGTCACAGCCCAGCTGCCCTGGGTCATAGTGAGTGAAGGGCAGGAGAGAGCTGGTCTGAGGGACCGGATGCAGTTCAGGCACTTGCCCTGCCCTGGTGTCGGGCCCTGAAGGCATGTGCGTGAGTGGATGTGGCTCAGGCCCCGGCCCAGCCCTGAGCCCCGCCAGGTGGGGTTCAGCCGTGTCTGGCTGGGAACAGCAGCCCTGTGGCCACAAGCCCCGCCTCAGGTCCGTGTGGAAAGAATGACCCCATTCTTCCCAAAATTGAGTCTGCCTGAAAATAATCTGCTGAAGCTGAGAGACGGGAGGACAGGAGAAAGCACCATTTAGTCATGGAAAACTCGAGGGGACCATGACACAGGAGCTTCCCTGGGGCTTCTGGCTAGGGCAGGGGGTGGTCCCATCCCCATGGGACTAATGCTCAAAACCCACTTACTGATGACCCACTCTCCAGAGACGgctgctctcccctctccagggcagaggtcacgatcctggggacCCTTGCCACTAAGCCCAGCAAGACTTCTGAGACCTTTCTCCACATGGTGTGGCAGGCAGTCCCTCTGAGAGCTGACACGGGAAACAGAAACCCTCACACACCACCCCACTTCCTCCTTCCCGCAGCCCTAGCCGATGGCTGCCACCGTCCCCATCACAGAGGTGAGGAAATTCAGCTTCGCAGAAGGTAACGGACTTGCCTTGGGTCTCGCTGTTCCCAAGTGTCAGAAGTGGACTGTGAATCCACGCCCGGCAGGCTTGAAGCCCTTCTTTCCACTGCACCCCACTGCCCCCGAGGAGAGTTCTCTGTACTAGAGCTCCCGGCCTGCCCAGCATCACCGCCGCCTAAGCCCAGGACCCCGAGTATATACATCCGCTTCCCTCATGTCTGGACCCCGGGACCCCCCCCCTCCAGGAGCCAGGGACCCCAGCAAGTTGAGCCCCTCACGTTCGGCACACGCGAGTCCTGGCTATGTACCCCAACCGGACGGTGCTCACTgggctgctctctctcctcctccccgaCCCCGGCATCCACCGCAGCCATTGGCTACTCCTGGGCCAGGAAGGCGGAGCCGAAAGGCTTCCAGGCGCACATGGACAGCCGCCCCGTTTCCAGCCCCTGGCAGTGCCCTGGCCGGACACTCCCGCTGGCCAGTCTAAATGTTTATGTCTGCCAGTGTAGTGGCTGCGATGGACTGACTTAGCTTTGGAGCGCAGCGGGTTTCTGAATATAAACTGTCCAGCGAGGGCCCTGGGATGGCTGAGATCCCCaggctttcctctctgccccGGCCCCACAAAGCTGGCAGCCCAGTAGGGCTCTGGAAAACCCCTGGACTGATGGGCACTGAAAGGAGACCGTCAACGAACTGGAGCCGACACGGCGCACCCCCGGAGGCGgcaagaaaacaggagaaattcAGTGCACGCACCAGGCTGGATTCTCTGCGAGGTGGCGGCCTTGTCCTTAGGTTCGGGGAGCCTAGAACAAGAAACATGGCTTCAGAAAGCCCAGCCGGATGATGGGCAACAAACCGTGCTGGACCCTGCCTTCCCCAGGTGCAACCCCCTCCTGATCCTGGGAAGTTCCTGGTTCTGTCCCACAGGCTGGAAGAACCTGTGCTCTCAGGCACTACAGTTTCTTCACCGGGAAAACCATGGATCTTTAAGCTTCCTTGGCTGGGTTTCCCCTGACACCCAGGGGATCCGCGAACCCTCTAAAATGATGTGTGTGTTTCAAAATGTACAGACACAGCGGCATTTTTCAGGGGAAAGGGTAAGTAGCTCCATCAGATTTTCAAAGTCAGGAGCAGAGACTGTGTCTGTTTTTCACTCACTGCCAAGTCCTTAGAAGCTGGCACGGTGCCAGGCAAGAGTGGGTGCCCCAGAAACACTTCCCGACTGACTGTCCAAAAGGTTTCAAGCACAAGAGCTCACTTAAAACCAAGTTCAGAACTTAACCGAAAAACAGCCTTCCTCCAGATTTTGAGGATGGCTGGACATAAACAGAAGCTGGTCTCTTATAACATAGGACAGTTTAACCTTGAACTCAAGATGCCGTTGagccagagaagggcagagattGGGAGGGGGCCAGACAGCTGGGTTTCTTAAGGACGGGGATTGTCCTGAAGAATGCCCTCTCGGACTGCTCGGGGAGAGGTAAAGCCATTCCTTCCAAGTCTCTTCGGCTTCCAGTAACTGGCAGGAGGTGGCCgggaaggaggaaaggcaggcTAAGGCCGGGAAAGAGGTTCTACTGGCTGTCAGTCTGTCAAGCAGCCTTGCGCAGGGTGCGGGCCTATTTCCCAGCCTGGGGGATACCCTGGTCTGTAAGGTGACCACTCCTAGCTCTCTCTTAGGGAAGGAGGGGCCACCACCAGCTCACGTACCCCTGTCACTGACCTTCAGTGCAAGGGTCGTGAGGAATGGCTTTGTCTGCTCACGATCCGCATGAAACAAGCCCACAGAGTGAGGCTAGGGTCAGGGTCGGTCTAGATCTCAGGAAGAAAATGGGACGGGGGTCCCTGCACCCTGTGACCACTTTCTAAAAGAGCTGCGTGGGGAGGCCACGGGGGCCAGGGAGGCTCTTACTGATCTGGGCCCTCTGCGGGGCAATCCTGGCCACGGCTGGTGAGCCCTGGGCCAGCTTGGAGACGCTCCTCTCGGGGACGCCCAGGGCACTGCCATTGGAAGCATTACAGAGGATGGGCAGGCTGATCTCCTTCTTGGTGATAGGGGCCTCAGGGCCCTCGCCTTCGGCCGGCGGAGTCTCCTTATCCCCCGACGCCTTCTTGTTCAGCAGGTTGCTGATCTCCATGATGTTCCCGATGATCTCCACTGGGCCTGCCAGGTTTTTCTTGCGTGCGGGCAGGTCGTCCTTGGCCTTCTTCAGGTAAGAGGCTGGCGCCCAGCCCTCTTTGCCCAGGTacctgtggggaggggtgggacaTGGCATCTCCCGAGCACTGCTGCCTGACCTCACACCCCAGGCTCCATCTGGCTCAGCCCAGCTGAGCCTTTTATATCGTGTTTCCCGAGACACCTGGCAATGCCACTACTCTGGAGGGAAGTGGAACTGAGGGCAGGTGGCAAGGACACATAGAACACcagttcttcctctctgcctccttgctctctgcctgatCTTTCTCAGTGTGGGTTCTCATGCTCTGCAAAGCCAGGCAAACGTAGGACCTCAGGATCAGAAGAGTCTTCGGATTCTGAGCTGCCCCAAAGGTAGACTTCCCTGTGGCCTGCTCCCTCACAGCAGAGAGAGCAGCTCTAGAGAGAAGACAAGAGCAGGTGTGAATGCCGTGCATTAGCTGGCTGGCCCCTGGAAAAGGGTCGTGatcagagaggatgaagcagCAGCACAGGTAGGAGAAGGCGGGAGCCCCAAGTTCTGGCCTCTGGTCCCTTGAACAAGTCTCCACCCTGGagctccatttttttctcttctgcaaactCTAGGGGTAGAGTAGCTGCAAAAATTTATCTAGAAAGATAGATATATTGAGACCAACTAGGAAGAGGCCTATAAAGAAGGATGACCCAGTGGATAAGATACCAGTGCTACTGCGGGGTGATGGACAGATCAAGTTCACAGAACAAATCCAAAAACAGACTGATGCCAAAGGCAACATTTCAGGGAtgccgaggtggctcagtcagtgaagtgtctgcctctggctcaggtcatggtgtcagggtcctgggatcaaggcccacatcaggctccctgctcagaggggagtctgtttctccctctccaccacccctctgcctactgtgtgctctctctctcacataaataagtaaaatcttaaaaaaaacaagaaaggtaaCACTGCAAATTAGTCGTAGGGATGGTATCAATAGTCCGATGGCATCATAGGTAGGGATGAGGTATCAATAACCCACTTGGAGATGACAGATTACCCAATTAGGAAAAGCAAGTTATGATCCTGGCCTCACACCgtagagcaaaataaaaaatgcaagttgTGAATATTTGCTTTATCTTGGGGGTTGAGAAAATCTTTCTTAATAGGACTCCAAAAGCCAAAACCATAAATGGAATGACTAAAAGCACAtgactggataaaatgaaaacctttggtatggcaaaacaaaacccaaatgaaacaaaacaaaatgagaacaaaatcaAACCCCATAAACAAGAGCAAAAGGCAAATGACAGGGCTGACTTAATTTGAGGTGATCTGATGGCTTCCGAAAAGaagctttttccctttttccccaaGCCCATGAAGTGCTTACTTCCTGGTCCAGCAGCTGCTGGCCGATGCCCCTGAGTCTGGGTTGCAATGTCCCTGTCTGCTCCCGGGGATACATCTGGCTCTTTGGAATGATTCCTCCATGCCAGATGTCTGACAattccccctctcctgcctccctgatCTGACCTTGTTCTTGGGTGTTCATtaggtgagagaaaaaagaatgtggaagCTAAAGTTCCTATCAGCATGTCTGAGCTTTGCTGGAAAGCTCAGGTAGGAGGTGGCTCCTTATGTTCACACCGCTGGAATGTATAGGCAGGCTCACCGGCCTGGCCCCTGCCCTTGTTTGGGGCTTAGAAGGCAGACATCAGTTACCAAATGGATGGAACTCAAGGGGCTGGCCTGGCTTCCCAACGGGTGCAGAGAGAAGCACAAAAAATTTCAGGGGTGGTTGGGAACAGAAGATGTAAAGATGCCCTATCTTACATATGAGACAAGAACCAAGgctcagaaaagcaaaacaaggagCAGAGGGCCACAGGCTAGCTGTGGGCAGGATCAGGCCCCAAACCTGGTGCTCCcacatttcagagaaaagaagaacCTGCTGGCTGTTGCCGGTGTTTTTCTACAAAAATActagggagaaggggagtggggtctCATGGGAGTGATGGTCAGGCCTGCGCCCGGAGTGCTCCCATTTCAAGCCGTGTTGTGTTCCTCTGGTGTTACATGGATAAAATTAGATTCTGGGCAGAGAGATGCAGGAGAATCAGGAGCGGCTGTGTGTATCTGGGTCCAACTGTGCTCACATCTGCTTTCCAGCTCTGGAGCACGGAATGACTCCAGAGGGAAGCAaactggaggagggagagagagagggagggtatgtgtgtgtgaggggagaagggagaagaaagacaggaaatgagGATCAACACAGAGCCTGGAATGGTGGGAAAGAGCCTATTTCGGGGGGTGTCTGGCAGCCTTTTTAAGGTAGACTCTTTTCAGGATGGTTTTCAGTGGAAGCTCCCGCCAGCTAAAGACTTAGGCTACGGGAACAAGAGCTGGCAAGAAGAGATGGCTTGGGGTGACCTTACTGGTCATCGTAAGAAAGTCAAAAACCCCAGCAGCCTTGTAAATAACCCCCAGGCAAGTGGCTTAGCTTACCAGCCTGCCTTGGAATGTCTGCTAGCCTTCCCATGTTGATCTGTGGTTGCTGGATTTTGGGGCTGGGTCTAGTTTTTTAGAGAATATCAAAGTCTAGGGGCAGCGGCTTTGGAAAACATGTGTCCAGGCCTACGGTCTTGTCTTAACCAACAGAGCAGAAAGGGACCCTTCAGCCCTCCTGACCAGTATGCATGGGGCCACGGGCAGGGGTGGTCACGTCTTGCCAGGTCACATTAAGGCCGATTCCCGTGAGGCCAATGACCTTCACCCTACCTGTCAGCACAGCCCAATCTTGATACCATCACGGTCTGCCGTGGTCCGAGACACCATCTGATGAGTGCCCACGTCCTTTGGGTCAATCCTGTTCCCACTGTGGGATACAGCTCAGAGCACTCATCCTGCCCAGAGCAGGGCCAGGGTTCCTAGGTGCGAGGAGCTGAGAAAGTGGTCCCCAGAGCCCACAGATATGGAACTGTCTGAAACTGGGTGAAATCACTACAGCTAAGCTGCTTCCAAAGCACCCAAAAACATTTTCTGTGAATAAGGCCCCCCCCTGGGAGGGTGCTGGCTGGCCTCAGAGCCCCAGAGCAGAGGGGACTGGAGGGCATGACCTGGTAGGGAAGAAGTGAGTGAAGCCCAAAGGCTTGAGTGTGCTTCCAGGACTGCCAAGGaagctccccactcccctccccacattCCCAAATGGGTTTCTCAGCTGGGAAATGCAATTAGGCCCTGCAAGCGGTGAGGGGCAGGAGAAGTAGGAGGCCTCTGACCTGGGCCTGGGCTCAGGCCTGGCTTCTGCCCTGGCTCTCACAACCCGGTGAGCCAGCCCCGCAGAGGGGAACAACATGGGCAGAGCCGGCATCTGGGGCCCCCGAGTGTTGAGCTGTGGGCAGCAGGGGCCGCCCGCCGGGACCTCAACAAGGCCTGCAGACGCCAGCGCTTCAGGTGGCCTGAGCTGTGTAGCATACCAGGCAGCCCAGACCAGACACAGAAAACCAAATTTAGATGTGCCGGACCCTCTTGGCAGACGCCTGGGTCTGGGATCGCACCACCAGCTGCAGGCGGAGCCAGGACCCCTATGTCCCCCTAGCCACAACGCTCTCCACGTCAACCTGTGTCGCCCTGGCTGCCACCATCTCTGCTCTCCACGTCCCCGGAGAGAAGCCGCAGGACGAGCGCTCTGGTCGAGCCATGCAGCTGAAGCAGCtgagcctgggctctgggggcaCCCACCTGCCCACGGCCGCCCCacagttggggaggggggcagagaaagCTCTTTATTCTGCTGAGGCTCCTACCTGATGTACCACCAGCCCTCCAGATTCTTCCGGATCACTTCCACAGTGACACCCTTCTCAAAGCCAATCTCGTCCTTGCTTTGGCTGGTGTAAGGCTGCACAGTGACATACTTCTCCTCTGCGGGGAGCGAAGCAGGGAGGCATGGTTATCTGAGGCTGGAGTGCAGGCCCCTCATTCCTGTCTTCTCCCACCCCGGCCTGGCCCTGCTTAGCCGGGGCCTCACCACTGCTCCCAGTGTGTGCAGAAGCCAGCCAGGGCCTCAGGTGGCCtggccctccccagcctcccagcctgaTAACAGCCACCAGGGTGCTGGTGCCGGGGTCCTCAGGGCTCCCAAAGCTCCCTGGGTGGAGGGCACAGCTAGCAGAACCTGCCCCTCATGGGGACTGAGCCAGTCAGTCCCTGGGATGTGTGGCAGCCCCTCGCCGGGGATGCGCTCCCCTGCTCTGAACATGCCACACTCCCATCCGTGCCCCAGACTGGCTCTCTGAGgccctctcccacctccaccccacaaGTCCTGCCTCTGTCTGACCTTCTGGCAGCTCTAGGGGCTCCTTGGTGAAGCCTCCTCTGACCACTAAACTGAACACCTCATCAGATCACTTTCCCCAGAGGACTATGGGGAAGATGTGTTCTACGGGAATGGTGACCTGTGTTTATGACAAGCATTCAGTGGCCAAAGGATCAAAGGCAGCCCTGGGTACAGTTTCCCAGAGCGCCGAGCAGGCAGGCATGCTGAGCTGACCACATAGCTTGGCAACGCCTGTCTGGGGAGCTGCCCGCAGGGTCCTGTGTGCACAGGAGCCTTGCTCAAGGACCCCCGGTACTGGGAAGGAT
Proteins encoded in this region:
- the SH3PXD2A gene encoding SH3 and PX domain-containing protein 2A isoform X4; protein product: MQLLDKFPIEGGQKDPKQRIIPFLPGKILFRRSHIRDVAVKRLKPIDEYCRALVRLPPHISQCDEVFRFFEARPEDVNPPKEDYGSSKRKSVWLSSWAESPRKDVTGADTNAEPMILEQYVVVSNYKKQENSELSLQAGEVVDVIEKNESGWWFVSTSEEQGWVPATYLEAQNGTRDDSDINTSKTGEVSKRRKAHLRRLDRRWTLGGMVNRQHSREEKYVTVQPYTSQSKDEIGFEKGVTVEVIRKNLEGWWYIRYLGKEGWAPASYLKKAKDDLPARKKNLAGPVEIIGNIMEISNLLNKKASGDKETPPAEGEGPEAPITKKEISLPILCNASNGSALGVPERSVSKLAQGSPAVARIAPQRAQISSPNLRTRPPPRRESSLGFQLPKPPEPPSVEVEYYTIAEFQSCISDGISFRGGQKAEVIDKNSGGWWYVQIGEKEGWAPASYIDKRKKPNLSRRTSTLTRPKVPPPAPPSKPKEAEEGPAGSAESQDSPLKLKYEEPEYDIPAFGFDSEPELSEEPTEDSGSGDRRPSQAHRPSPASSLQRARFRVGGSSEDVAPEEETIYENEGFRPCAEDALSARRSSRDSQSPGGSPLSLARKNSPRSGSPKSSSLLKLKAEKNAQAELGKNHSSASSSSITINTTCSSSSSSSSLSKNSGDLKPRSASDAGIRGTPPVGPKRDADLKAGLTSCARAKPSVRPKPFLNRAESQSQEKMDISTLRRQLRPTGQLRGGLKGSKSEDSELPPQTAFEGSSEGSRRGSADHITPPAATPPCPTKKGPEGQATSYTTCSAYQKVQDSEISFPAGVEVQVLEKLESGWWYVRFGELEGWAPSHYLVLGENEQPDPAGKEPDTVSPKNKQHEGKSDSLEKIEKRVQALNTVNQNKRATPPIPSKPPGGFSKTSAASAVKLRNGVRQVAVRPQSVFVSPPPKDNNLSCALRRNESLTATDGLRGVRRNSSFSTARSAAAEAKGRLPERAASQGSDTPLLPGQRNGIPVSPVRPKPIEKSQFIHNNLKDVYVSIADYEGDEETAGFQEGVSMEVLERNPNGWWYCQILDGAKPFKGWVPSNYLEKKN
- the SH3PXD2A gene encoding SH3 and PX domain-containing protein 2A isoform X2, encoding MAASEATPGPQRSCALSLGRLLPPGRGKILFRRSHIRDVAVKRLKPIDEYCRALVRLPPHISQCDEVFRFFEARPEDVNPPKEDYGSSKRKSGADTNAEPMILEQYVVVSNYKKQENSELSLQAGEVVDVIEKNESGWWFVSTSEEQGWVPATYLEAQNGTRDDSDINTSKTGEVSKRRKAHLRRLDRRWTLGGMVNRQHSREEKYVTVQPYTSQSKDEIGFEKGVTVEVIRKNLEGWWYIRYLGKEGWAPASYLKKAKDDLPARKKNLAGPVEIIGNIMEISNLLNKKASGDKETPPAEGEGPEAPITKKEISLPILCNASNGSALGVPERSVSKLAQGSPAVARIAPQRAQISSPNLRTRPPPRRESSLGFQLPKPPEPPSVEVEYYTIAEFQSCISDGISFRGGQKAEVIDKNSGGWWYVQIGEKEGWAPASYIDKRKKPNLSRRTSTLTRPKVPPPAPPSKPKEAEEGPAGSAESQDSPLKLKYEEPEYDIPAFGFDSEPELSEEPTEDSGSGDRRPSQAHRPSPASSLQRARFRVGGSSEDVAPEEETIYENEGFRPCAEDALSARRSSRDSQSPGGSPLSLARKNSPRSGSPKSSSLLKLKAEKNAQAELGKNHSSASSSSITINTTCSSSSSSSSLSKNSGDLKPRSASDAGIRGTPPVGPKRDADLKAGLTSCARAKPSVRPKPFLNRAESQSQEKMDISTLRRQLRPTGQLRGGLKGSKSEDSELPPQTAFEGSSEGSRRGSADHITPPAATPPCPTKKGPEGQATSYTTCSAYQKVQDSEISFPAGVEVQVLEKLESGWWYVRFGELEGWAPSHYLVLGENEQPDPAGKEPDTVSPKNKQHEGKSDSLEKIEKRVQALNTVNQNKRATPPIPSKPPGGFSKTSAASAVKLRNGVRQVAVRPQSVFVSPPPKDNNLSCALRRNESLTATDGLRGVRRNSSFSTARSAAAEAKGRLPERAASQGSDTPLLPGQRNGIPVSPVRPKPIEKSQFIHNNLKDVYVSIADYEGDEETAGFQEGVSMEVLERNPNGWWYCQILDGAKPFKGWVPSNYLEKKN